In Passer domesticus isolate bPasDom1 chromosome 7, bPasDom1.hap1, whole genome shotgun sequence, one genomic interval encodes:
- the ABCD3 gene encoding ATP-binding cassette sub-family D member 3 isoform X1 gives MAAYSKFLTARHSAIAGAAAACALLCLLSKRRAAAQHGKRSGKQALQNNEQKEGKKERAMVDRVFIARICRILKIMVPRTLCKETGYLLLIAVMLVVRTYCDIWMIQNGTVIESAIIGRSREDFKKYLFNFIAAMPAISLVNNFLKYGLNELKLCFRVRLTRYLYEEYLKAYTYYKMGNLDNRIANPDQLLTQDVEKFCNSVVDLYSNLSKPFLDIVLYIFKLTSAIGAQGPASMMAYLIISGFFLTRLRRPIGKMTIIEQKYEGEYRYVNSRLITNSEEIAFYNGNLREKQTIHKTFRKLVEHLHNFILFRFSMGFIDTIIAKYLATVVGYLVVSRPFLNLSDPRHQNSTHAELLEDYYQSGRMLLRMSQALGRIVLAGREMTRLAGFTARITELMQVLKDLNSGKYQRTMISQEKDGDKKQPLSLIPGSGEIINSDNLIKFDHVPLVTPNGDVLIEDLNFEVRSGANVLICGPNGCGKSSLFRVLGELWPLFGGRLTKPVRGKLFYVPQRPYMTLGTLRDQVIYPDTLEDQKKKGISDQVLKEYLDNVQLGPILEREGGWDSVQDWMDVLSGGEKQRMAMARLFYHKPQFAILDECTSAVSVDVEGYIYSHCRKVGITLFTVSHRKSLWKHHDYYLHMDGRGNYEFKKITEDTVEFGS, from the exons ATGGCCGCCTACAGCAAGTTCCTCACCGCGCGGCACTCCGCCAtcgccggggccgccgccgcctgcgcgctgctctgcctgctcagcaaGCGGCGGGCGGCCGCGCAGCACGG tAAAAGAAGTGGAAAACAAGCATTGCAGAATAATGAG cagaaagagggaaagaaggagCGAGCAATGGTGGACAGAGTGTTTATTGCACGAATATGTCGGATCCTGAAAATAATGGTGCCTAGAACACTTTGCAAAGAG ACAGGTTATTTGCTGCTTATTGCTGTGATGCTGGTAGTCCGAACTTACTGTGATATTTGGATGATTCAAAATGGAACAGTCATTGAAAG TGCCATCATTGGCCGCAGCAGAGAGGATTTCAAGAAATACTTGTTCAACTTCATTGCTGCAATGCCTGCT ATCTCTTTAGTGAATAACTTCCTGAAGTATGGTCTAAATGAACTGAAGCTCTGCTTCCGAGTAAGACTTACCAGATATCTCTATGAAGAATATCTTAA AGCCTATACATACTACAAAATGGGAAATCTGGACAACAGAATAGCTAATCCAGATCAACTCCTTACACAGGACGTGGAAAAATTCTGTAATAGTGTAGTGGACCTGTACTCAAACCTTAGCAAG CCCTTCTTGGATATAGTCTTGTACATCTTCAAGCTAACAAGTGCAATAGGAGCACAG GGTCCAGCCAGCATGATGGCATACTTGATTATTTCAGGGTTTTTCCTTACACGTTTAAGGAGACCAATTGGCAAGATGACTATTATAGAACAAAAGTATGAAGGGGAGTACAGATATGTCAACTCACGGCTCATTACAAACAG tGAGGAAATTGCTTTTTATAATGGAAACTTGAGAGAAAAACAGACTATTCACAAGACTTTCCGTAAGCTG GTGGAGCACTTGCATAATTTCATCCTGTTCCGGTTCTCTATGGGTTTCATTGATACTATCATTGCCAAAT ACCTTGCCACTGTGGTTGGCTACCTGGTTGTTAGTCGTCCATTTTTGAACCTGTCTGATCCCCGTCATCAGAATAGCACGCATGCAGAACTTTTGGAG GATTACTACCAAAGTGGAAGGATGCTACTGAGAATGTCTCAAGCTTTGGGTAGAATAGTCCTAGCAGGTCGTGAAATGACAAGATTGGCTGG ttTCACCGCTCGAATCACAGAATTAATGCAAGTTCTGAAGGACTTGAACAGTGGCAAATACCAGCGTACAATGATATCACAAGAAAAAG aTGGAGATAAAAAGCAGCCTTTGTCATTGATACCTGGATCTGGAGAAATTATCAACAGTGATAACCTTATCAA GTTTGATCATGTTCCATTGGTGACACCTAATGGAGATGTTTTGATTGAAGACCTTAACTTTGAG GTTCGATCTGGTGCAAATGTGCTGATTTGTGGGCCAAATGGGTGTGGGAAGAGCTCCCTGTTCCGTGTTCTTGGTGAG TTGTGGCCTTTGTTTGGTGGGCGTTTAACAAAACCTGTAAGAGGAAAGTTGTTCTATGTTCCTCAG AGACCATACATGACTCTTGGAACGCTCAGAGATCAAGTTATATATCCAGATACTTTGGAAGATCAGAAAAAGAAGGGGATTTCTGACCAG GTGCTGAAGGAGTACTTGGATAATGTCCAGCTGGGTCCAATCTTGGAACGTGAAGGAGGCTGGGACAGTGTTCAGGACTGGATGGATGTACTCAGCGGGGGAGAAAAACAGAGAATGGCA ATGGCAAGGCTGTTCTATCACAAGCCCCAGTTTGCAATTCTGGATGAGTGCACCAGTGCTGTTAGTGTGGATGTAGAGGGCTACATTTACAGCCACTGCCGAAAG GTTGGCATCACTCTCTTCACTGTTTCCCACAGGAAGTCACTCTGGAAACATCATGAT tactATTTGCATATGGATGGCCGAGGAAACTATGAATTCAAGAAAATAACTGAAGACACAGTTGAATTTGGATCTTAA
- the ABCD3 gene encoding ATP-binding cassette sub-family D member 3 isoform X3 produces the protein MFPCEANLARSLTECYLSRLGSSKRSGKQALQNNEQKEGKKERAMVDRVFIARICRILKIMVPRTLCKETGYLLLIAVMLVVRTYCDIWMIQNGTVIESAIIGRSREDFKKYLFNFIAAMPAISLVNNFLKYGLNELKLCFRVRLTRYLYEEYLKAYTYYKMGNLDNRIANPDQLLTQDVEKFCNSVVDLYSNLSKPFLDIVLYIFKLTSAIGAQGPASMMAYLIISGFFLTRLRRPIGKMTIIEQKYEGEYRYVNSRLITNSEEIAFYNGNLREKQTIHKTFRKLVEHLHNFILFRFSMGFIDTIIAKYLATVVGYLVVSRPFLNLSDPRHQNSTHAELLEDYYQSGRMLLRMSQALGRIVLAGREMTRLAGFTARITELMQVLKDLNSGKYQRTMISQEKDGDKKQPLSLIPGSGEIINSDNLIKFDHVPLVTPNGDVLIEDLNFEVRSGANVLICGPNGCGKSSLFRVLGELWPLFGGRLTKPVRGKLFYVPQRPYMTLGTLRDQVIYPDTLEDQKKKGISDQVLKEYLDNVQLGPILEREGGWDSVQDWMDVLSGGEKQRMAMARLFYHKPQFAILDECTSAVSVDVEGYIYSHCRKVGITLFTVSHRKSLWKHHDYYLHMDGRGNYEFKKITEDTVEFGS, from the exons ATGTTTCCCTGTGAGGCAAACCTTGCCAGGAGCCTTACAGAATGCTACCTATCAAGACTAGGCAGTAG tAAAAGAAGTGGAAAACAAGCATTGCAGAATAATGAG cagaaagagggaaagaaggagCGAGCAATGGTGGACAGAGTGTTTATTGCACGAATATGTCGGATCCTGAAAATAATGGTGCCTAGAACACTTTGCAAAGAG ACAGGTTATTTGCTGCTTATTGCTGTGATGCTGGTAGTCCGAACTTACTGTGATATTTGGATGATTCAAAATGGAACAGTCATTGAAAG TGCCATCATTGGCCGCAGCAGAGAGGATTTCAAGAAATACTTGTTCAACTTCATTGCTGCAATGCCTGCT ATCTCTTTAGTGAATAACTTCCTGAAGTATGGTCTAAATGAACTGAAGCTCTGCTTCCGAGTAAGACTTACCAGATATCTCTATGAAGAATATCTTAA AGCCTATACATACTACAAAATGGGAAATCTGGACAACAGAATAGCTAATCCAGATCAACTCCTTACACAGGACGTGGAAAAATTCTGTAATAGTGTAGTGGACCTGTACTCAAACCTTAGCAAG CCCTTCTTGGATATAGTCTTGTACATCTTCAAGCTAACAAGTGCAATAGGAGCACAG GGTCCAGCCAGCATGATGGCATACTTGATTATTTCAGGGTTTTTCCTTACACGTTTAAGGAGACCAATTGGCAAGATGACTATTATAGAACAAAAGTATGAAGGGGAGTACAGATATGTCAACTCACGGCTCATTACAAACAG tGAGGAAATTGCTTTTTATAATGGAAACTTGAGAGAAAAACAGACTATTCACAAGACTTTCCGTAAGCTG GTGGAGCACTTGCATAATTTCATCCTGTTCCGGTTCTCTATGGGTTTCATTGATACTATCATTGCCAAAT ACCTTGCCACTGTGGTTGGCTACCTGGTTGTTAGTCGTCCATTTTTGAACCTGTCTGATCCCCGTCATCAGAATAGCACGCATGCAGAACTTTTGGAG GATTACTACCAAAGTGGAAGGATGCTACTGAGAATGTCTCAAGCTTTGGGTAGAATAGTCCTAGCAGGTCGTGAAATGACAAGATTGGCTGG ttTCACCGCTCGAATCACAGAATTAATGCAAGTTCTGAAGGACTTGAACAGTGGCAAATACCAGCGTACAATGATATCACAAGAAAAAG aTGGAGATAAAAAGCAGCCTTTGTCATTGATACCTGGATCTGGAGAAATTATCAACAGTGATAACCTTATCAA GTTTGATCATGTTCCATTGGTGACACCTAATGGAGATGTTTTGATTGAAGACCTTAACTTTGAG GTTCGATCTGGTGCAAATGTGCTGATTTGTGGGCCAAATGGGTGTGGGAAGAGCTCCCTGTTCCGTGTTCTTGGTGAG TTGTGGCCTTTGTTTGGTGGGCGTTTAACAAAACCTGTAAGAGGAAAGTTGTTCTATGTTCCTCAG AGACCATACATGACTCTTGGAACGCTCAGAGATCAAGTTATATATCCAGATACTTTGGAAGATCAGAAAAAGAAGGGGATTTCTGACCAG GTGCTGAAGGAGTACTTGGATAATGTCCAGCTGGGTCCAATCTTGGAACGTGAAGGAGGCTGGGACAGTGTTCAGGACTGGATGGATGTACTCAGCGGGGGAGAAAAACAGAGAATGGCA ATGGCAAGGCTGTTCTATCACAAGCCCCAGTTTGCAATTCTGGATGAGTGCACCAGTGCTGTTAGTGTGGATGTAGAGGGCTACATTTACAGCCACTGCCGAAAG GTTGGCATCACTCTCTTCACTGTTTCCCACAGGAAGTCACTCTGGAAACATCATGAT tactATTTGCATATGGATGGCCGAGGAAACTATGAATTCAAGAAAATAACTGAAGACACAGTTGAATTTGGATCTTAA
- the ABCD3 gene encoding ATP-binding cassette sub-family D member 3 isoform X2, with the protein MAAYSKFLTARHSAIAGAAAACALLCLLSKRRAAAQHGKRSGKQALQNNEQKEGKKERAMVDRVFIARICRILKIMVPRTLCKETGYLLLIAVMLVVRTYCDIWMIQNGTVIESAIIGRSREDFKKYLFNFIAAMPAISLVNNFLKYGLNELKLCFRVRLTRYLYEEYLKAYTYYKMGNLDNRIANPDQLLTQDVEKFCNSVVDLYSNLSKPFLDIVLYIFKLTSAIGAQGPASMMAYLIISGFFLTRLRRPIGKMTIIEQKYEGEYRYVNSRLITNSEEIAFYNGNLREKQTIHKTFRKLVEHLHNFILFRFSMGFIDTIIAKYLATVVGYLVVSRPFLNLSDPRHQNSTHAELLEDYYQSGRMLLRMSQALGRIVLAGREMTRLAGFTARITELMQVLKDLNSGKYQRTMISQEKDGDKKQPLSLIPGSGEIINSDNLIKFDHVPLVTPNGDVLIEDLNFEVRSGANVLICGPNGCGKSSLFRVLGELWPLFGGRLTKPVRGKLFYVPQRPYMTLGTLRDQVIYPDTLEDQKKKGISDQVLKEYLDNVQLGPILEREGGWDSVQDWMDVLSGGEKQRMAMARLFYHKPQFAILDECTSAVSVDVEGYIYSHCRKVGITLFTVSHRKSLWKHHDTDCTCG; encoded by the exons ATGGCCGCCTACAGCAAGTTCCTCACCGCGCGGCACTCCGCCAtcgccggggccgccgccgcctgcgcgctgctctgcctgctcagcaaGCGGCGGGCGGCCGCGCAGCACGG tAAAAGAAGTGGAAAACAAGCATTGCAGAATAATGAG cagaaagagggaaagaaggagCGAGCAATGGTGGACAGAGTGTTTATTGCACGAATATGTCGGATCCTGAAAATAATGGTGCCTAGAACACTTTGCAAAGAG ACAGGTTATTTGCTGCTTATTGCTGTGATGCTGGTAGTCCGAACTTACTGTGATATTTGGATGATTCAAAATGGAACAGTCATTGAAAG TGCCATCATTGGCCGCAGCAGAGAGGATTTCAAGAAATACTTGTTCAACTTCATTGCTGCAATGCCTGCT ATCTCTTTAGTGAATAACTTCCTGAAGTATGGTCTAAATGAACTGAAGCTCTGCTTCCGAGTAAGACTTACCAGATATCTCTATGAAGAATATCTTAA AGCCTATACATACTACAAAATGGGAAATCTGGACAACAGAATAGCTAATCCAGATCAACTCCTTACACAGGACGTGGAAAAATTCTGTAATAGTGTAGTGGACCTGTACTCAAACCTTAGCAAG CCCTTCTTGGATATAGTCTTGTACATCTTCAAGCTAACAAGTGCAATAGGAGCACAG GGTCCAGCCAGCATGATGGCATACTTGATTATTTCAGGGTTTTTCCTTACACGTTTAAGGAGACCAATTGGCAAGATGACTATTATAGAACAAAAGTATGAAGGGGAGTACAGATATGTCAACTCACGGCTCATTACAAACAG tGAGGAAATTGCTTTTTATAATGGAAACTTGAGAGAAAAACAGACTATTCACAAGACTTTCCGTAAGCTG GTGGAGCACTTGCATAATTTCATCCTGTTCCGGTTCTCTATGGGTTTCATTGATACTATCATTGCCAAAT ACCTTGCCACTGTGGTTGGCTACCTGGTTGTTAGTCGTCCATTTTTGAACCTGTCTGATCCCCGTCATCAGAATAGCACGCATGCAGAACTTTTGGAG GATTACTACCAAAGTGGAAGGATGCTACTGAGAATGTCTCAAGCTTTGGGTAGAATAGTCCTAGCAGGTCGTGAAATGACAAGATTGGCTGG ttTCACCGCTCGAATCACAGAATTAATGCAAGTTCTGAAGGACTTGAACAGTGGCAAATACCAGCGTACAATGATATCACAAGAAAAAG aTGGAGATAAAAAGCAGCCTTTGTCATTGATACCTGGATCTGGAGAAATTATCAACAGTGATAACCTTATCAA GTTTGATCATGTTCCATTGGTGACACCTAATGGAGATGTTTTGATTGAAGACCTTAACTTTGAG GTTCGATCTGGTGCAAATGTGCTGATTTGTGGGCCAAATGGGTGTGGGAAGAGCTCCCTGTTCCGTGTTCTTGGTGAG TTGTGGCCTTTGTTTGGTGGGCGTTTAACAAAACCTGTAAGAGGAAAGTTGTTCTATGTTCCTCAG AGACCATACATGACTCTTGGAACGCTCAGAGATCAAGTTATATATCCAGATACTTTGGAAGATCAGAAAAAGAAGGGGATTTCTGACCAG GTGCTGAAGGAGTACTTGGATAATGTCCAGCTGGGTCCAATCTTGGAACGTGAAGGAGGCTGGGACAGTGTTCAGGACTGGATGGATGTACTCAGCGGGGGAGAAAAACAGAGAATGGCA ATGGCAAGGCTGTTCTATCACAAGCCCCAGTTTGCAATTCTGGATGAGTGCACCAGTGCTGTTAGTGTGGATGTAGAGGGCTACATTTACAGCCACTGCCGAAAG GTTGGCATCACTCTCTTCACTGTTTCCCACAGGAAGTCACTCTGGAAACATCATGAT ACAGACTGTACCTGTGGATAA
- the ABCD3 gene encoding ATP-binding cassette sub-family D member 3 isoform X4, whose amino-acid sequence MAAYSKFLTARHSAIAGAAAACALLCLLSKRRAAAQHGKRSGKQALQNNEQKEGKKERAMVDRVFIARICRILKIMVPRTLCKETGYLLLIAVMLVVRTYCDIWMIQNGTVIESAIIGRSREDFKKYLFNFIAAMPAISLVNNFLKYGLNELKLCFRVRLTRYLYEEYLKAYTYYKMGNLDNRIANPDQLLTQDVEKFCNSVVDLYSNLSKPFLDIVLYIFKLTSAIGAQDPGLLETPGNMYSDQWD is encoded by the exons ATGGCCGCCTACAGCAAGTTCCTCACCGCGCGGCACTCCGCCAtcgccggggccgccgccgcctgcgcgctgctctgcctgctcagcaaGCGGCGGGCGGCCGCGCAGCACGG tAAAAGAAGTGGAAAACAAGCATTGCAGAATAATGAG cagaaagagggaaagaaggagCGAGCAATGGTGGACAGAGTGTTTATTGCACGAATATGTCGGATCCTGAAAATAATGGTGCCTAGAACACTTTGCAAAGAG ACAGGTTATTTGCTGCTTATTGCTGTGATGCTGGTAGTCCGAACTTACTGTGATATTTGGATGATTCAAAATGGAACAGTCATTGAAAG TGCCATCATTGGCCGCAGCAGAGAGGATTTCAAGAAATACTTGTTCAACTTCATTGCTGCAATGCCTGCT ATCTCTTTAGTGAATAACTTCCTGAAGTATGGTCTAAATGAACTGAAGCTCTGCTTCCGAGTAAGACTTACCAGATATCTCTATGAAGAATATCTTAA AGCCTATACATACTACAAAATGGGAAATCTGGACAACAGAATAGCTAATCCAGATCAACTCCTTACACAGGACGTGGAAAAATTCTGTAATAGTGTAGTGGACCTGTACTCAAACCTTAGCAAG CCCTTCTTGGATATAGTCTTGTACATCTTCAAGCTAACAAGTGCAATAGGAGCACAG GATCCAGGACTGCTTGAGACACCAGGAAACATGTATAGCGACCAATGGGATTGA